Within Melospiza georgiana isolate bMelGeo1 chromosome 33, bMelGeo1.pri, whole genome shotgun sequence, the genomic segment CCCAATAACGGGGTCGGTGTGTGAGGGGGGGGCGCCGTTCCCATGGCAACGCCCGCTGTGAGGGgggcgccgctcccgccgccatCGCGCAACGGCCGCTGCCGTAAAGCGGCGCCCGCCGTGCCGCAAAAGCGTCGCCCGGTACCGCCAagcgaggcggcggcgggggcggcgcgttaaagatggcggcggcggggcccggtCCCGGGGCCGGCTCTGGAGCGGCCGGGGGGACCCGCGGCGGCCGCCACTGAGCCCGGCCGCGCCCCCCGGCACCGTCCGGGACCCGCCGGGAGCCTCCGGGACGCTCGGGTCGGTGCGCGGCCTCCGCCGGGCCCGCTGCGGCCGCGGCCCCCGCGGGTTCGGGCCTGTCCCGGCTCCGGGGCGGGATCgcgggaggggcggggcggCCACGGGGGGGGCACCGAGAGTtcggggaggggatgggggaggCTCTGAGGGAGccctgaggggatttggggagtCCTGGGGGAGCcctgagggggtttggggagtCCTGAGGGGGTTCGGGGGATTCTGAGGGGGCCTTTGGGGGAATTCCTTATGGGAGTCCTTGGGATTTTGGGGGCTCCGAGAGGgttttgaggggattttggggggttcttggggtgtcctggaagggaccctgagggggtttggggggtaCTGAGGGGGCCCTTGAGGCCTCTGGGGGGGTCCCTTAGGGGAgtccttggggttttttggggctCCGAGAGGgttttgaggggattttgggggttttttggggggtcccttggaggttttggggggattttgggggttttgggggggtccTGAGAAGGCCCTAAGGGCGCCTTAGGGGAGTCCTTGGGGTTTTTGGGTCTCCTTGGGGGTTTTGAGGGGGATTCTGGGGGATTCCTTGGAGGTTTTGAGGGATCCTTGagggttttggggggtccctGGGCCTTTGGGGGATCCCTTAGAGGGGTCCTTGGTTATTTTGGGGGATCCttggagattttggggggattttggggggtcctgaggcACCCTTGGGGCCTCTGGGGGGGTTCCCTTAGGGGATTCCTTGCAGGTTTTGGGGAGTCCCTGAGATTTTTGGGGGATCCTTTCAGATTTTGGGACGTCCCTACGCCTTTGGGGGATCCCTTAGAAGGGTCCTTCGtttttttggggtgtcctggggggttccttggaggttttgggggggtCCCTGAGACTTCAAGGGGCCCCTTAAGGGGATCCTTGACTTTTTTGGGGGGCCCTTGAGGCTTTTTGGGGGAGTCCCTGAGACTTTGGGGATCCCCTGAGATTTTTGGGGTCTGGGAACTTTTGGGGTGACCCCCAAGATTTTGGGAGGAGTCTCCGAATATTTTTTGAGGGGGTCCCAGAGGTTTTTTGGGGTCCCCTGAGATTGAgaggggaaatttgggaaaggtcctggaggttttggggggaaTCCCTGAAATTTTGGGGTTCCCAGGGATTGGGGAGTCCCCAAAATTTGGGGTTctcagggatggagggaatATTTTTGGGATTGAGGAGCGGGGGttcccccaaaatttggggTCTCCAGACATCAGGGGGGGATccccaaaatttgggaattCCCAAGGATCAGAGGGGTCCCCAAAGATTGGGAAGGTCCccaaaatttgggttttttcaggaATTTGGGGGGTTCCCAGAAATCTGAGGGGGTTCCCCAGGAATTGGGGGGTCCCCAGGGATGAAGGGGTCCCCAAAATTGGGGGTCCCTGACCTTTGACCCCGtgctcccccagctccagccccgctgtccccggcaCCTGGCCCAGGTGAGTGCGCCCGGCTCCCGCagggttttgggattttgggggaatttttggggtttctccaggATTTGGGAAACTCCTGAGAATGCTCCTGAGCATCCATCCcaagggatttgggggtttcaTCCTAAAGGATTTGGGGGCTCCATCCCAATGGATTTGGGGTTCCattcctgtgggatttgggggctccatcctgagggatttgggggatttaaTCCTAAAGGATTTGGGGGCTCCACCGCAGAGAATTTGGGGTTCCATTCTTGAGAGATTTGGGGATTTCATCTTAAAGGTTTTGGGAATTTCATTCCTGAGGATTTGGGGTTCCATACCAAGGGATTGGGGGTTCCATCCCCGAGGATTTGGGGATTTCATCTCAACGGATTTGGGGGAATCTattcctgagggatttgggTTCTCCACCCcagaggatttggggttttccaTTCTTGAGAGATTTGGGGATTTCATCCCAAAGGATTTGGGAATTTCATTCCTGAGGATTTGGGGGCTCCATCCCAAAGGATTTGGGGGCTCCATCCCAAAGGATTTGGGGATTTCATCCTaaaggatttggggattttatcCCAAGGGATTTGAGGGATCCATTTAGGAAGATTTGGGGGATCCACCCCAGAGGATTTGGGGGATCCACCCCAAGGAATTTGGGGGCTCCGTCCcagaggatttggggttttcatCCCAGAGGATTTGGGGATTTCATCCTaaaggatttggggattttatcCTAAAGGATTGAGGGCTCCATCCCAAACTATTTGGGGGCTCCatcctgaggggtttgggggatgCAACCTAAAGGATTTGGGGGATCTATCCCAAAGGATTTGGGGGCTCCATCCCAGTGGATTTGGGGTTCCattcctgagggatttggggatttcaTCCGATAGGATTTGGGGTCTCCATCCCAGAGGATTTGTGGGATCCATCCCAAATGATTTGGGCTCCATTCCTGTAGGATTTGGGGGCTCCAtcctgagggattttggggatttcaTCCTAAAGGTTTTAGGATTCTAcccccagggatttgggatctccATCCCGGAGGATTTGTGGTTCCATCCCAAGAGATTTGGGGGATCCATTTAGGAGGATTTTGGGGCTTTATCCCTGAGGATTTGGGGTTCCATTCCTGAGGATTTGGGGGCCCCCAGTTTCCCCCAGTTTTTCTCCAAGTTTTTCTCCCACTTTAtcccatttttttctcccagtccctcccagtttctcccagtttggggccagcagcaggctgggcagggcagatccctctgcagaggcTCTGGAATGCCCTGGGATgttttttgggatatttttgggAGCAGCAGCGTCAGCCTGAGCCTGTCCAGATGCAGCCTCAGGAATCCCAGGATTTCTGGAACATTCCCTGcaattcccacatttcccacccCCCTCGGGGTCAGGAGTGGATTTGGGAGCTCCTTCCTGATTCCTCACCTGGGAATGGAGCAAAAAATTCTGGGATTGGGATTTTTGGAGGCAAAAATGGTGAGGTTtgagggggagaggggaaattCCAGTGCTGGCCTTTGAGGTTGTTTGGGATTCCAGGGAATTCTGTGGGATTCCAGCAGAATTTCCAGGGAATTCCATGGAattccagggctctgctccacGGAAATGGGGATTTTTGGAGGGCTGGGGGACTGgcactgctctcctggagaGATTCCAGAGGGAATTTTGTGTGGGAATGTGTTTAAAGATGGATCTTTagaatcccaaatccctcaggattggattttcctgggatgctgagcagggtttgggtgtcctgcagcattcccaactggattttccatggaaaatggggattttgggaacaGCCCAGCCAGGGTTTGGGTGTCCTGCAGCATTCCAAGGTggtttttccatggaaaatggggatttggggagtgcctgctgtgctggggtgggttggggacatggggacatcccGTGGTGGCCGTGGCAGGGCCACTCCAGCTCTGTGTcatggtgtccccatgtccctgtgtccccatatCCCCGTGCCCccaatgtccctgtgtccccatgtccccctctCCCCATAttcctgtgtccccctgtccccatgtcctcatgtccccctgtccctgtgtccccctgtccccatgtcctcatgtccccctgtccccatgtcctctcatgtcccctgtccccgcAGGGATTCCCGTGGGAGGCGGTGATGTCGGACAAGGGCGGCAGCATGGACGGCAGGACGGACATTGTCAACGGTgaggggacagcctggggacagctggggtgacagtgacagcccGGGGACAGCAGGGGTGGCAGGGTGACAGTGATGGGGATGTGCTGGCAGTGATGGTGGCAGCGAGGGTGGCAGCAGAGGTGACAGTGAGGGTGCCAGGGTGGCAGCAATGGTGGCAAAGTGACCGTGGTGGTGACAGTGATGGTGACAAAGTGACCGTGGTGGTGACAGGATGGTGCCAGGGTGTCAGTGCAGGTGCCAGCCACGGTGCCACCAcactgtccccgtgtccccctgtccccaggcagcctgtccagcagccctgaggacaCGTCAGCCGAGGAGGGCTGGTGTCactgcagtgtccccatgtcagTGTGACACTGGTGTCACTGTGATGTCCCTGTGTCAGTATGACActggtgacacaggtgacactggtgacagtgtcccctgtccccaggcagcctgTCCAGCACCCTGAGGACATGTCAGTCGAGGAGGGCCgtgctgtccccacagtgtcactgCGATGTTCCCTGTTCCCAGGCAGCGTGGTGACACAGGTGACTCTGTGCTGTCCCCGTGGTGACACCgtgctgtccccctgtccccaggcagcctgtccagcagccctgaggacaTGTCAGCCGAGGAGGGCCGCGAGACGTCCTCGGGGATCGAGGTGGAGGCGTCCGACCTGAGCCTGAGCCTGACGGGCGACGACGCCGGGGCCGCGCGGGGCCGCGCCAGCGACAGCGACAGCTCCGGGGACAAGGACAGCGACAGCATGGACGACACCGGCCACTACTCCATCCCCGAGGAGCCCCGGCAcgacgaggacgaggaggaagaagaggaggaggaggaagagcccCGTGCCCGGCGCAGGGGCCCCCGCAAGCGGCCGCCCCACGAGCGCGACTCGTCCGACGAGGAGCAGGCGCTGGAGGACTgggtggctgctgcttctggcACTTACATGGGCTGGGGGGGAAAGAGATTTAAAAGAGGTTTAAAAGAGGTTTAAATGAGGTTTAAATGAGGTTTTTATTGAGGTTTTTATTGAGGTTTTTATTGAGGTTTTAAGTGAGGTTTTAAGTGAGGTTTTAAGTGAGGTTTTAGAGGGTCTTATTCCATAGTGAGGCACAGGGTGTTCCATAGTGAGACATTgggtggctgctgcttctggcACTTACTGAGGGGGcttggggggaaaatggggtgAAAGGGGTTTAAATGAGTCCTAAAAGAGGTTTAAAAGAGGTTTAAAAGAGGTTTTGAATGAGGTTTTAAAAGATTTAATTCTTCTATCAGCAACAAATAGTGAGCACAGGAGATGCTGCTTCTGGCACTTAGTGAGGGGGCTCGGGGGGGGGGAAAAGAGGGGGTGAAAGGGGTTTAAAAGAGGTTCTAAAAAAGGTTCCAAATGAGGTTTTGAATGAGGttttaaaagagatttaaaGTGAGGTTTTAGAGGGTTTTATTCCATGGTGAGACGCAGGATGTTCCATAGTGAGACATTgggtggctgctgcttctggcACTTACACAGAGGCTCGGGGGAAACGGGTGAAAAAGGTTTAAAAGAGGTTTAAAATGAGGTTTTAAGAGAGGTTTTAAGTGAGGTTTTAGAGGATTTTATTCTATTATCAGTAGCGAGGAATAGTGAGACACTTCAGATGTAAAATGgggtggctgctgcttctggcacttgctgaggggctctggggggaaAGAGGCTTTCAAAAGGTTCTAAAAGAGGTTTTAAATGGGgttttaaaagagattttaacTGAGGGGTTAAAAGATTTTATTCTGTCATCAGTAGTGACAAATGGTGAGACACGGGAGATGTAAAACTGGGTGGCTGCTGGTTTTCTCCATAAAACCTGAGAAAGTTTTCACACTTGATTGTGGAAGGTCACCCTACAATAGCGTTGGAGTGACCCTACAGTGACCCTAAACATGGGTGACCCTACAATAACTTTGGTTTTCCCTAAAAACTGAGAAAGTTTTCCCACTTTATTATGGAAGAAACATAAAACTGCCTAATCACCAGCAGCTCACCCCTTTAACAGAGGAATTGATTAATTAATGCACCCCTGTGTCTCCAGGTGGTCTCAGAGCCGTGGGCGAGAATGTGGCCGCCATCTTGGGTGACCCTACAGTAACTTTGGTTTTCTCCAAAAACTGAGAAAGTTTTCCCACTTTTTTATGGAAGAAGCAGATAAAACTGCCTTATCACCAACAGCTAACCCCTTTAACAGatgaataaattaattaatgcacccccgtgtccccaggtggCCTCAGAGATatgtgtgctgctgtggccGCCATCTTGGGTGACCCTACAGTAACTTTGGTTTTCCCTAAAAACTGAGcaaggttttttccactttattATGGAAGATGATCCTGTGTAATCAAGAACTGATTAATTAATGCACACCCCTATGTCCCAGGTGGCCTCGGAGACGTGGGCACTGCTGTGGCCGCCATCTTGGGTGACCCTACAGTAACTTTGGTTTTCTCTAAAAACTGTGAAAGTTTTCCCACTTTATtatggaagaaaattaaaactgccTAATCACCAGCAGCTCACCCCTTTAACAGAGGAATGGATTAATTAATgcacccctgtgtccccaggtggcCTCAGAGACATGGGTGCTGCTGTGGCCGCCATCTTGGGTGACCCTACAATAACTTTGGTTTTCTCTAAAAACTGTGAAAGTTTTCCCAGTTTATTATGGCAGAAACAGATAAAACTGCCCAGTTACCAACAGCTAACCCCTTTAACAGAGGAATAGATTAATTAATGAACACCTGCGTCCCCCCAGATGGCCTTGGACACATGGGCGTTACTGTGGCCGCCATCTTGGGTGACCCTACAGtaactttgtttttctctaaAAACTGAGGAAGTTTTTCCACTTTACTATGGAAGGTGATCCCGTGTAATCAAGAACTGATTAATTAACACACCCCTGTGTCCCAGGTGGCCTCAGAGACGTGGGCCCTGCCGCGGCCGCGCTGGCGGGCGATCCCGGCACTGCGGCAGCGCCAGCTGGGCGGCTGCTCGCGTTTCGTGGCGCAGGCCTGCGGCGCCCGGCTCTTCGTGCAGAAATTCCGGCTGCAGCACGGCCTGGAGGGGCACACGGGCTGCGTGAACACGCTGCACTTCAACCAGAGGGGCACCCGCCTGGCCAGCGGCAGTGACGACCTCAAGGTGCTGGTGTGGGACTGGCTGAGGCGCCGGCCCGTGCTGCAGTTCGACAGCGGGCACAAGAGCAACGTCTTCCAGGTGGGCACGGTGTGGGGATGGTGTAGGGTGAGGTTTTGGGATGGGCATGGGCTGGGGTGGAGTTTTGGGGTGGAATCCCAAAGGACTGGCTGTGTCACTGGCCCATGCTGTAGTTCGACAGCGTGCACAAGAGCAACGTCTTCCAGGTGCTcatggtggggttttggggtgggcatgggctggggtggggttttggggtgggatgGTGTTTTGGGGTGGAATCCCAAAGGACTGGCTGTGGCACCAGCCCGTGCTGCAGTTCGACAGTGGGCACAAGAGCAACGTCTTCCAGGTGCTcatggtggggttttggggtgggatcCCAAACAGGATTTGTTGGCTGGATGGGTTTCCTGAAGTTCGTGGATGTATCATAAAATTTGTCAGGTTGAGGGGCCTTGTTTGGGGTAGGAGAGGGTCCCAGGAAAATGTCACCTGGGCAAGAGGATGCTTGGGAAAGGATCTGGGAACAGATCCCCAGATGCCACAGACTgacccccaaatcctgcagatTGATGCCCCAGATCCCACAGATGTGCCCTAAAATTTATCATCCTAAAGGGGTGGGAGAGGATCCCAGGAAAATGTCACCTGGGCCAGGGAATTGCTGGGAAAGGTGTCCGTGGAGTGAAGGGACATGGGGGCAGtttgggtggggttttggggtgggatcCCAAAGGCCTGGCTGTGGCACCAGCCAGTGCTGCAGTTGACAGCGGGCACAAGAGCAATGTCTTCCAGGTGGGCATGGGCTGGGCATGGCGTGGGgattgggttttggggtgggatcCCAAAGGGAGGACCCCAGGATGTGTTATCTGGGTGGGTTTCCCAAAGTTTGTGGTTGTTGGTTTAGGTGCGTTCAAAAATTCATCGTTCTAAGGGTTCTTTTTTGGGGTGGGAGAGGGTCCCAGAAAATCCCAAAGGGGTGTCTTGGGATCCATCATCTCAGTGGGTTTCCCAAGGTTTGTGGGTGTTTGTTTAGGTGTTCTAAAATTTGTTGTTCTAAGGGTTCCTGTTTGGGGTGGGAGAGGGTCCCAGGAAGAGCTCAACTGGGAAAGGGAATGCTTAGAAAAGAATCTGGGAACAGGTCCCTAGATCCCACAGACTGACCCCCAGATCCCACAGATTgacccccaaatcctgcagatCGAtgccccaaatcccacagatGTGCCCTAAAATTCATCATCCTAAAGGGTCCCTGTTTGGGGTGGGAGAGGGTCCCTGGAACGGCTGACCTGGGCCAGGGAATGCTTGGGAAAGGATCTGGGAACAGATCCCTAAATCCCACAGTTTGATGCCCCAGTTCCTGAGAGAACTTGGGAGGATCTCtaggagattttggggtgattccCAGGAGAGTGTTTGGGATGATTCCTGAGAGAATTTGGGATGATCCCTGGGAGATTTTGGGATGATTCCCAGGGGAGAGTTTGGGATGATTCCCAAGAGAACCGGTACAACTCCCAGAACAATTCCACCAATTCCCCCCAtccctttcccctcccaccTCCTCTGCAattccccctttccttcccctctccccccacCACCCCCCGTCcctttttcccactttttcccaatttttccccattttccaggCCAAGTTCCTGCCCAACAGCGGTGACTCCACGCTGGCCATGTGTGCCCGGGACGGGCAGGTGCGCGTGGCCGAGCTCTCGGCCACCCAGTGCTGCCGCAGCACCAAGCGCGTGGCCCAGCACAAGGGGGCTTCCCACAAGGTGAGGGGGGGTTTGGGATTCCCAAATCCCGGGATTTGGGGTGCTTGGGAATGGGGGAACACAGTGGGAATTGGGTGGGAGCAAtggtgggagcaggggatgTCACCGCAGAGGTGACAGAGCTGTCACAGCACCGAGCCCTGCACAAGGGGGCTTCCCACAAGGTGAGGGCGATCCCAGGAATGCCAAATCCCGGGATTTGGGGTGCTTGGGATTTAGGAATTGCAAATCCCTGGATTTGGGgtggctgggaatgggggagcACAGTGGGAATtgggtgggagcaggggatgTCACCACCCAGTGACACTCAGTGCTGCCGCAGCACCAAGCGCATGGCCCAGCACAAGGGGGCTTCCCACAAGGTGAGGGGGGCTTGGGATTCCCAAATCCTGGGATTTGGGGTacctgggatttgggaatgccaaatcctgggatttggggtacctgggaatggggaaatgggCTGGGAATGGTGTGGGGATGTCACCACCCAGTGCTGCCACAGCACCAAGCGTGTGGCCCAGCACAAGGGGGCTTCCCACAAGGTGGGGGGGTTTGGGATTCCCAAatcctgggatttggggtgcctGGGGTGCTTGGGATTTGGGAAAGGCAAATCTCGGGATTTGGGGTGCCTGGGAATAGGGGCACGCAGTGGGAatggggtgggagcaggagatgcCACCACAAAGGTGACAGAGctgtcacagcaccaagcccagCACAAGGGGGTTTCCCACAAGGTGAGGGGGATCCCAGGAATGCCAAATCCTTGGAATGTCAAATCTTGGGAGTGGCAAATCCTGGGAATGCCAAATcacaggatttggggtgcctgggaatgggggaaccCAGTGGAAATGGTGGGGGCATCACCTGGGACATCACCACACAGGTGAGGAGGGTGGATTTAGCCACTCAGCTCCACTGAAATCCAGAAATTTTGTGATTTTCCCACTTTTTGGGTGCAAATCAGACCCTTGGCTGTATTGTTGTCCCCATGACATCACCCAGATGACATCACTGCAGTTCAGAGCAGGAATTTCCAAACCTGGGGTTTTTCCAGGTggattttcctggttttggggatttttgggaattattctcactggttttttttcccttttttccccccaatccCAGCTGGCGCTGGAGCCGGATTCGCCCTGCACATTCCTGTCTGCGGGGGAGGACGCCGTGGTCTTCACCATCGACCTGCGGCAGGACCGGCCCGCCTCGTGAGTGAggggaaaattgggaattctgaggggaaaattgggaattctgagggggaaatgggaatcctgtgggaaaaaatggggatttgAGGTGGGAAGTGGGGATTCGATCAACCTGCGGCAGGACCAGCCTGCCTTGTGAGTGAGGGGAAAAGTGGGAATTCTGAGGGGAAAAGTGGGAATTCTGAggggaaaattgggaattcTGAGGGGAAAAGTGGGAACTCTGAGGGGAAAATCAGGAATTATGGGCGAGAAATGGGAATTCTGTGGGGGAAAAGGGTatttggggtgggaaatggAGATTCCATTGGTCTGAAGTAGGATCGGCCTGCCTTACAAGTGACCAGAAAATTGGGAATTCTGAGGGGAGAATTGGGAATTGTGAGGGAAAATTTGAGAATTTTGAGGGGAAAGATGGGAATTCTGTGCAGGAAATGGAGAATTCTAGGTGGGAAATGGTGAATTCTGGGCAGGAAATGAGAAGAAGTGGGTTTTGGGGAAAAATCAGGGTTTTTTGGGGAAATcagggattttttgggaaatCAGGTTATTTTCGTGGGGAAAACAGGTTGGGTGTTTTTTGAAAATTGAGATTTTTGCAGGAAAATTTGATATGTTTTGTGGGAACATTAatatttttggggaaaaaatggatttttttagaaaattaattttttacgGGGGAGaataaattaacttttttgAGGGGGAAAGCACATTGGTGTTTTGGGAAAAAACACtgttttctgaggaaaaacctttttttttgaggaaaatcaGGGACTTTTGGGCAAAACCTGATTATTTTTAGAGGGAAAATCAGTGTTTTTTTGTGGGAAAAGCAGGgattttttcagggaaaagcagtttttctgtctctctgtgtTTTTCCAAGCCTCTGGGCTGTCATTCCGGAGGCTGATCCAGCCCAAATCCCGGGGTTTCATAACCAGGACGAGCCCTTTAATCCCTGATCCCTCCGGAATCCGCGGCTGGAGCTGATACCAACCCCCTCCCTGGGCTGGATCCCTCTGGAATTCTCACCCTGGCAGAGCCAACCTCAAATTTTCCCTCATGGAATGCCCCAAATTCCCTTAAATCCCAgctgttttcagggattttttggggaaaatgggggtttttttgagggaaaaaaatggggattttgggggaaaaatttGCATCTTGGGGGGAACGATGGGGATTTTAGTGGGGGGAGGAAAATGAGAATTGTGTCAGGAAAatgggggatttttttgagaAATGGGAATTTGGTAGGGGAAACAGATGGGATTTGGGAAATAACAGGTGGAGTTTGGGGAAAAatctggtggtttttttgggaaaTCACATTTTCCTTGGGAATTCTCAGCCCCCTCCCTGTCCTTTGGGCTGGATCCCTTTGGAATTCTCACGCTGGTGGAGCCAAACCTGAATATTTCCCTCCTGGAATGCCCCAAATTCCCACAAATCCCGGCTGTTTTTTAGGGGAAAactcccccaaatcccattttccctttGGGAATTCTCTTCGTGTggatttttccttgggaaattCCCAAGCTCAGGATCATTCCCTACCCTCATTGCCCAAATCCTGctgattttgggggatttttttccacagggAATCACCActgctggtttgggctgggactGAGGGGGattggggctgggatttgggggaatttgggt encodes:
- the DCAF8 gene encoding DDB1- and CUL4-associated factor 8; amino-acid sequence: MSDKGGSMDGRTDIVNGSLSSSPEDMSAEEGRETSSGIEVEASDLSLSLTGDDAGAARGRASDSDSSGDKDSDSMDDTGHYSIPEEPRHDEDEEEEEEEEEEPRARRRGPRKRPPHERDSSDEEQALEDWVASETWALPRPRWRAIPALRQRQLGGCSRFVAQACGARLFVQKFRLQHGLEGHTGCVNTLHFNQRGTRLASGSDDLKVLVWDWLRRRPVLQFDSGHKSNVFQAKFLPNSGDSTLAMCARDGQVRVAELSATQCCRSTKRVAQHKGASHKLALEPDSPCTFLSAGEDAVVFTIDLRQDRPASKLVVTKEKEKKVGLYTIFVNPANTSQFAVGGRDQFVRIYDQRKIDENENNGVLKKFCPHHLVNCESKANITCLVYSHDGSELLASYNDEDIYLFDSSHSDGAQYTRRYKGHRNNATVKGVNFYGPKSEFVVSGSDCGHIFLWEKSSCQIVQFMEGDKGGVVNCLEPHPHLPVLATSGLDHDVKIWAPTAEAPTELRGLKEVIKKNKVERDEDSLHHTDMFDSHMLWFLMHHLRQRRHHRRRREPGADSPSDDSGSSSDTSDDEEEGPDRVQCMPS